A DNA window from Aphelocoma coerulescens isolate FSJ_1873_10779 chromosome 7, UR_Acoe_1.0, whole genome shotgun sequence contains the following coding sequences:
- the LOC138113427 gene encoding inositol 1,4,5-trisphosphate receptor-interacting protein-like 1 — protein sequence MPGDNTAEGNEQEPGNVTGGVEDLDEVNEGENKDVKVEPDKDAGKEDGDGNEEKTDDAYMKAGNSDDVNKGVYEVDGKEEKADVKVQGSSDASEQQSSDWIGQEDNSDGGKAIDHSGFAATEEKTTHLGNEETSVANRDEKQGDANANGEKNEDAKEGEQGHVAASEKEGYAGKGKGSRGGTEEEEDARDAGNKRGILLVDRIQCPVEDVEKGRSVAAELMESFTRVFIDSVSNSFYPVPQEAIGVGSAFEGWSPREQDGVYRMLVPLNPPPGHAFHLELNSGGQMAARTFCVRVELVCTCEREQLGEKLLCFLHHSQEELRRKQKPSLLETLCTGSYLDVEKTSHWFYQLVRCSWLHLPQSYSWHLVFQPCSRSCQFRLSKGKKSLVVEMLFGVRHGDSDIFVVSQPTEAQTGGSSIFVSSQPAEADSIASTAWPETYAVAEAKFFQHVARQVPCESLHLKCLQLFTCILRGTGFSSSTWKTVVMHVLTTVPLSQWRRREFARRLWDIMAYLRRCLQLKRLEHFVLGNQRLPAEISLPPAMRAVEPLNLFEHLAQDPAAHAEAMRAYGQLRFRLWMLLSGH from the coding sequence ATGCCAGGAGACAATACTGCCGAAGGAAATGAACAAGAACCTGGCAATGTTACTGGAGGTGTGGAAGACCTAGATGAagtaaatgaaggagaaaacaaggatgtgAAGGTGGAGCCAGACAAGGATGCTGGAAAGGAAGACggagatggaaatgaagaaaaaaccgaTGATGCGTATATGAAGGCAGGCAACAGTGATGATGTAAATAAAGGAGTATACGAGGtagatggaaaggaagaaaaagcagatgtgaAGGTGCAGGGAAGCAGTGATGCCAGTGAACAACAAAGCAGTGATTGGATTGGGCAGGAAGACAACAGTGATGGTGGGAAGGCAATAGACCACAGTGGGTTTGctgcaactgaagaaaaaaccacTCACCTTGGAAATGAAGAGACCAGTGTTGCAAACAGAGATGAGAAACAGGGTGATGCAAATGCGAATGGAGAGAAGAATGAAGATGCAAAAGAAGGAGAACAAGGTCATGTGGctgccagtgaaaaagaaggCTATGCTGGCAAGGGCAAAGGCAGCCGTGGTGGaactgaagaggaagaagacgCCCGTGACGCTGGGAATAAGCGAGGGATCCTTTTAGTGGATCGCATACAGTGTCCCGTCGAGGACGTGGAGAAAGGTCGCTCAGTGGCAGCTGAGCTGATGGAGAGCTTCACGCGTGTCTTTATTGACAGCGTGAGCAATAGTTTCTACCCGGTGCCTCAAGAAGCCAtcggggtgggcagtgcctttgAGGGTTGGAGTCCCCGTGAGCAGGATGGGGTGTACCGCATGCTGGTCCCACTGAATCCCCCACCGGGACACGccttccacctggagctgaacagtggagggcagatggcagcaaggaccttctgcgtccgtgtggagctggtgtgcacgtgcgagagggagcagctgggcgagaagctgttgtgcttcctgcaccactcgcaggaggagctgcggcggaagcagaagcccagcctCCTAGAGACACTCTGCACCGGCTCCTACCTGGACGTGGAGAAAACCTCCCACTGGTTCTACCAGCTGGTGAGATGCTCgtggctgcatttgcctcagtCGTACTCATGGCACTTggtgtttcagccctgcagccggTCCTGCCAATTCCGGCTGAGCAAAGGCAAGAAGAGCCTGGTGGTGGAGATGTTGTTTGGGGTGCGCCACGGGGACTCCGACATCTTTGTGGTcagccagcccacagaggcCCAGACAGGCGGCTCCAGCATCTTTGTGAGCAGCCAGCCCGCCGAGGCCGACTCCATCGCAAGCACAGCGTGGCCTGAGACGtacgctgtggcagaggcaaaaTTCTTCCAGCACGTCGccaggcaggtgccgtgtgagagcttgcacctgaaatgcctgcagctcttcacctgCATCCTGAGGGGCACAGGTTTTTCCAGCTCGACCTGGAAGACTGTGGTCATGCACGTGCTGACCACCGTACCGCTGTCCCAGTGGCGCAGGAGGGAATTTGCACGGCGGCTGTGGGACATCATGGCATACCTGCGCCGCTGCCTGCAGTTGAAACGCCTGGAGCACTTTGTCCTAGGCAACCAGAGGCTTCCTGCAGAGATCAGCTTGCCGCCGGCAATGCGAGCGGTCGAGCCGCTCAACCTCTTTGAGCACCTGGCCCAAGATCCGGCCGCCCACGCAGAGGCGATGCGAGCTTACGGTCAGCTGCGATTTCGCCTCTGGATGCTGCTCTCCGGCCACTGA